The following are encoded in a window of Nibricoccus aquaticus genomic DNA:
- a CDS encoding PAS domain S-box protein, with product MTSFSTPIRLLLIEESAGDRAALRRMLADGGGGYEILEAGDVAQARAVLAAGRPECVLIGYDQPGGKDLALLHEIVGTHGEHAFGIVMLTGSAATAVAVEALQMGAHDFILKGTTNAVLLNKAVRNAIEKASIRRELEVKRGELQRKNAQLEANVAELEREIADRKRNESHAEFLAQLAQRLSLLSNPTEVLAVAQEAVGGHLGVQRCYFFEVEAGGSHTIMHEEWRAAGLASASGRYALEEYGTPELLKRLAQPQFAVNDVRTDPLVSAQAGMHERIGSRAFATAAFHREGRWVACLGVNSSEARHWRQDELSLLENAIARVWPLVEKVRADRRLLDQAEQLKLAATAADLGPWTLDTASDVVDFSPRGAEIFGIPPGRYMTWSRMRELLHEEDREPARLAVETALAGRSEYAIEYRVNRPDGTMVWVASTGRGQYDEGGRLLGMVGVVQDITSRRHADRATRQLAAIVQSSDDAVISKNLDSIVLTWNAGAQRLFGYSAREMIGRSITLLLPHGQLDEEARILERIRRGEPIEHYETVRRRKDGALIDVSLTVSPIRDGRGVVVGASKIARDISRRKATELALGRRTRTLEILNRVGESLVAERELEKIVQTVTDAAREITGAQFGAFFYNTVNDLGESYTLYTLSGVSREAFAHFPMPRNTAVFGPTFRGEETIRVADILADARYGKSAPHHGMPPGHLPVRSYLAAPVKSGTGEIIGGLFFGHPEADVFTQDAEDVLEALAAQAAIAIDNARLYRAVQRELAEHKRAREEVRAREQQLRLVTNNAPVFLLQCDREYRYTFANQPYAARYGFTPETLIGRTVWEVTGRSAFNAAKHHIDAALMGERVEFEMEIPYDRLGSRWVHVTFVPDRNEEGYVAGFVGVLTDVTQRKSAELELERARDEALAASRAKDDFLAALSHELRTPLNPVLLLASDAAEDMTLAPEIRESFETIRRQVNLEARLIDDLLDLTRITRGKLSLDRRAVDVHAVLNDALDTVRPELESKRLGFRLEAGAAGGMILGDAVRLQQVFWNVLKNAVKFTGEGGAITVRTSVDERTGRLRLEIQDTGIGLTAEERGRVFEAFSQGEHAASGGSHRFGGLGLGLAISRSIVEMHGGDIRAESEGRNRGAIFIIELPLMSVTTPNDPTPKHENADAASAPDASGAKRGRLLVIEDHAPTRQTLKNLLSRRNFEVSVAGSGVEARELARQQPPDLVISDIGLPDVDGCVLMKEFRVVNPTLPGIALSGYGMDEDLARTREAGFVEHLTKPVNVGALERAIEKILSGRNPASGTAVQGQPPVGNAMTDEPHSP from the coding sequence ATGACATCGTTTTCCACACCTATTCGTTTGTTGCTGATCGAGGAGTCGGCCGGGGATCGGGCGGCGCTTCGGCGGATGCTGGCTGACGGGGGCGGTGGTTATGAAATTTTGGAAGCGGGTGATGTGGCCCAGGCGCGGGCGGTGCTAGCGGCGGGGCGGCCGGAGTGTGTGCTGATCGGATACGATCAACCGGGGGGCAAAGATCTCGCGCTGTTGCATGAGATCGTGGGGACACATGGGGAGCACGCGTTTGGCATCGTGATGCTGACGGGCTCAGCCGCGACGGCGGTGGCGGTGGAGGCGTTGCAGATGGGGGCGCACGATTTCATCCTCAAGGGCACGACGAACGCGGTGTTGTTGAACAAGGCGGTGCGCAATGCGATCGAGAAGGCGTCGATCCGGCGCGAGCTGGAGGTGAAGCGCGGGGAGCTCCAGCGCAAGAATGCGCAGTTGGAGGCGAATGTGGCGGAGCTGGAGCGGGAGATCGCTGATCGCAAACGCAACGAATCGCACGCGGAGTTTCTCGCCCAGCTCGCGCAGCGGTTGAGCCTGTTGTCCAATCCTACGGAGGTGCTGGCCGTGGCGCAGGAGGCGGTGGGCGGGCATCTCGGAGTGCAGCGGTGTTATTTTTTCGAGGTGGAGGCGGGAGGCTCGCACACGATCATGCATGAGGAGTGGCGGGCGGCGGGGCTGGCGAGTGCGAGCGGGCGCTACGCGCTTGAAGAATATGGGACGCCGGAGCTGTTGAAGCGGCTCGCGCAGCCGCAGTTCGCGGTGAACGACGTGCGGACCGATCCGCTGGTGAGCGCGCAGGCGGGGATGCATGAGCGGATCGGGTCGCGGGCTTTCGCGACGGCGGCGTTTCATCGCGAGGGGCGCTGGGTGGCGTGTCTCGGGGTGAACTCCAGCGAGGCGAGGCACTGGCGGCAGGATGAGCTTTCGTTGCTGGAGAACGCGATCGCGCGTGTGTGGCCGCTGGTGGAAAAGGTGCGGGCTGACCGGCGGCTGCTGGATCAGGCGGAGCAGTTGAAGCTGGCTGCGACGGCGGCCGATCTGGGGCCGTGGACGCTGGATACGGCGAGCGATGTGGTGGATTTTTCGCCGCGAGGGGCGGAGATTTTCGGGATTCCGCCGGGGCGATACATGACGTGGAGCAGGATGCGGGAGCTGTTACACGAGGAGGACCGGGAGCCTGCGCGGCTGGCGGTGGAGACGGCGCTGGCCGGGCGTTCGGAGTATGCGATCGAGTACCGGGTGAACCGGCCGGATGGGACGATGGTGTGGGTGGCCTCGACCGGGCGCGGGCAGTACGATGAGGGCGGCAGGCTGCTCGGGATGGTGGGCGTGGTGCAGGACATCACCTCGCGCAGACATGCCGACCGGGCTACGAGGCAGCTGGCGGCGATCGTGCAGTCATCGGACGACGCGGTGATCAGCAAGAATCTGGACAGCATCGTGCTGACGTGGAACGCGGGGGCGCAGCGACTTTTCGGATACTCGGCGCGGGAGATGATCGGGCGGTCGATCACGTTGTTGCTGCCGCATGGCCAGCTGGATGAGGAGGCGCGCATCTTGGAGCGCATCCGGCGGGGGGAGCCGATCGAGCATTATGAGACGGTGCGGCGGCGGAAGGACGGGGCGTTGATCGATGTGTCGCTGACGGTTTCGCCGATCCGGGATGGCCGCGGGGTGGTCGTGGGGGCGTCGAAAATCGCGCGCGATATTTCGCGGCGCAAAGCCACGGAGCTCGCGTTGGGGCGGCGCACGCGGACGCTGGAGATTTTGAACCGGGTAGGCGAATCGCTAGTGGCGGAGCGCGAGCTGGAGAAGATCGTGCAGACGGTGACGGATGCGGCGCGGGAGATCACGGGGGCGCAGTTCGGAGCGTTTTTCTACAACACGGTGAACGACCTGGGTGAGTCGTACACGTTGTACACGCTTTCGGGGGTGTCGCGCGAAGCGTTCGCGCATTTCCCGATGCCGAGGAACACGGCGGTCTTCGGACCGACGTTTCGTGGAGAAGAAACCATCCGTGTCGCGGACATCCTGGCGGATGCGCGTTATGGAAAATCCGCGCCGCATCATGGGATGCCGCCGGGGCATCTGCCGGTGCGCAGTTATCTGGCGGCGCCGGTGAAGTCGGGCACGGGAGAGATCATCGGCGGGTTGTTTTTCGGCCATCCGGAGGCGGATGTGTTCACGCAGGATGCGGAGGATGTGCTGGAGGCGCTCGCGGCGCAGGCGGCCATCGCGATCGATAACGCGCGTCTTTACCGGGCGGTGCAGCGCGAGCTGGCGGAGCATAAACGTGCGCGTGAGGAGGTGCGGGCGCGCGAGCAGCAGCTGCGTCTGGTGACGAACAACGCGCCGGTATTTCTGCTGCAATGCGATCGGGAGTACCGGTACACGTTCGCCAATCAGCCTTATGCCGCGCGCTATGGATTTACGCCGGAAACGCTGATCGGCCGCACGGTGTGGGAGGTGACGGGGCGGTCGGCTTTCAACGCGGCGAAGCATCACATCGACGCCGCGCTGATGGGGGAGCGGGTGGAGTTCGAAATGGAGATCCCGTACGACAGACTCGGGTCGCGCTGGGTGCATGTCACGTTCGTGCCGGATCGAAACGAGGAGGGTTATGTCGCGGGATTTGTCGGCGTGCTGACGGACGTCACCCAGCGCAAGAGCGCGGAGCTGGAGCTGGAGCGGGCGCGCGATGAGGCGCTGGCGGCTTCGCGGGCGAAGGACGATTTCCTCGCGGCGCTTTCGCATGAGCTGCGCACGCCGCTCAATCCGGTGCTGTTGCTGGCGAGCGACGCCGCAGAGGATATGACACTCGCGCCAGAGATCCGTGAGTCGTTCGAGACGATCCGACGGCAGGTGAATCTGGAGGCGAGGTTGATCGACGATCTGCTGGATCTGACGCGCATCACGCGCGGGAAGCTGTCGCTGGACCGCCGGGCGGTGGATGTGCATGCGGTCTTGAACGACGCGTTGGACACGGTGAGGCCGGAGCTGGAGAGCAAGCGGCTGGGTTTCCGCCTGGAGGCGGGCGCGGCGGGGGGGATGATCCTGGGCGACGCGGTGCGTTTGCAGCAGGTGTTTTGGAATGTGCTCAAGAATGCGGTGAAGTTCACTGGTGAAGGCGGGGCGATCACGGTGCGCACGTCGGTGGATGAGCGGACGGGGCGGCTGCGTCTGGAGATCCAGGATACGGGCATCGGCCTGACGGCGGAGGAGCGGGGGCGGGTGTTCGAGGCGTTTTCCCAGGGCGAGCATGCGGCGAGCGGAGGCTCGCATCGCTTCGGCGGGCTGGGTCTGGGGCTGGCGATTTCGCGCTCGATCGTGGAGATGCACGGGGGGGACATCCGTGCGGAGAGCGAAGGCCGTAACCGCGGAGCTATTTTTATCATCGAACTGCCTCTCATGAGTGTAACGACACCCAACGACCCCACCCCAAAACATGAAAATGCCGATGCCGCGTCCGCGCCGGATGCAAGCGGTGCCAAGCGCGGACGGCTGCTGGTCATCGAGGATCATGCGCCGACGAGGCAGACTTTGAAGAATCTGCTGAGCCGGCGGAATTTCGAGGTGAGTGTGGCGGGCAGCGGTGTGGAGGCGCGCGAGCTGGCGCGGCAGCAGCCGCCGGATCTGGTGATCTCGGACATCGGGCTGCCGGATGTGGATGGCTGTGTGCTGATGAAGGAGTTCCGGGTGGTGAATCCGACGCTGCCGGGGATCGCGCTGAGCGGTTATGGGATGGATGAGGATCTGGCGCGCACGCGGGAGGCGGGATTCGTGGAGCACCTGACGAAGCCGGTGAATGTGGGCGCGCTGGAGCGGGCGATTGAGAAGATTTTATCCGGCAGGAATCCGGCGTCCGGCACGGCGGTGCAGGGGCAGCCGCCGGTGGGCAACGCGATGACGGACGAACCGCACTCTCCATGA
- a CDS encoding sensor histidine kinase encodes MKIQQVFVIGMREELRALLTEAVGRVFPEAVLAVLETFAQAQARPEAERGVLILVDPAASLVAGARTGLDGSGLLRWPVLVLVSAGREPGADALALGPEEWTVGSVARGLVYAVEKHALVRDNARLRGDLLTVARRVNHDLRSSLSGVMTAGEVIKEVLSAEKPEDVELVQPVVESAAEIARLIEQVSFVAKATAAPNAPQLIAMDELVWRGLSRVERRMHERKAHVVHAEVWPMVSGVGAWIEGIWADLILNALDHTGVNPHVELGWGENEAEHRFWVDDRGPGVAVEKRAGLFKPFNRLAEPGSMRGFGLSVVQRLVELQGGRCGYEPREGGGARFYFTLPKA; translated from the coding sequence ATGAAAATCCAGCAAGTATTCGTAATCGGGATGCGCGAAGAGCTGCGCGCGCTGCTGACCGAGGCGGTGGGGCGCGTGTTTCCGGAGGCGGTGCTGGCGGTGCTGGAGACGTTTGCGCAGGCGCAGGCGCGGCCGGAGGCGGAGCGGGGTGTGTTGATCCTGGTTGATCCGGCGGCTTCGCTGGTGGCGGGGGCGCGGACGGGATTGGATGGCTCCGGGTTGTTGCGATGGCCGGTGCTGGTGCTGGTTTCGGCAGGGCGGGAGCCGGGCGCGGACGCGTTGGCGCTGGGGCCGGAGGAGTGGACGGTGGGATCGGTGGCGCGGGGGCTGGTTTACGCGGTGGAGAAGCACGCGCTGGTGCGGGACAACGCGCGGTTACGCGGCGATCTGCTGACGGTGGCGAGGCGGGTGAATCATGATCTGCGTTCTTCGCTCAGTGGCGTGATGACGGCGGGCGAGGTGATCAAAGAAGTGTTATCGGCGGAGAAGCCGGAGGATGTGGAGCTCGTGCAGCCGGTGGTGGAATCGGCGGCGGAGATCGCGCGGCTGATTGAGCAGGTGAGTTTCGTGGCGAAGGCCACGGCTGCGCCGAACGCGCCGCAGTTGATCGCGATGGATGAGCTGGTGTGGCGGGGGTTGAGCCGGGTGGAGCGGCGGATGCATGAGCGGAAGGCGCATGTGGTGCACGCGGAGGTGTGGCCGATGGTGAGCGGGGTCGGCGCGTGGATCGAAGGGATCTGGGCGGATTTGATTTTGAATGCGCTCGATCACACGGGCGTGAATCCGCACGTGGAACTCGGGTGGGGCGAGAACGAGGCGGAGCATCGTTTCTGGGTGGATGATCGCGGGCCGGGCGTGGCGGTGGAAAAACGGGCGGGGCTGTTCAAGCCGTTCAACCGGCTGGCGGAGCCGGGCTCGATGCGGGGGTTTGGGTTGTCGGTGGTGCAGCGGCTGGTGGAGTTGCAGGGCGGGCGTTGTGGGTACGAGCCGCGGGAGGGCGGCGGGGCGCGTTTTTATTTCACGCTGCCGAAGGCATAG
- a CDS encoding globin domain-containing protein, with protein MPTPAHALTSEEIALIRSTFAAAAKQPDATAALFYAKLFTLDPSLRGLFHGDMRAMGEKFISMLAMVAANLSHLDRLLPTVRQLGERHAGYRVQDAHYVTVGAALLAALAENLGPAWSPAAHTAWSKAYDLLSSTMIEAAHQAAQKKAS; from the coding sequence ATGCCCACGCCCGCCCACGCGCTGACCTCCGAAGAAATCGCCCTCATCCGCTCCACATTCGCCGCCGCCGCGAAACAACCCGACGCCACCGCCGCGCTCTTCTACGCGAAACTCTTTACCCTCGATCCCAGCCTGCGCGGCCTCTTCCACGGCGACATGCGCGCCATGGGCGAAAAATTCATCAGCATGCTCGCGATGGTCGCCGCCAACTTGAGCCACCTCGACCGCCTCCTCCCCACCGTCCGCCAGCTCGGCGAACGCCACGCCGGCTACCGCGTGCAAGACGCCCACTACGTCACCGTCGGCGCCGCCCTCCTCGCCGCCCTCGCCGAAAATCTCGGCCCCGCCTGGTCCCCCGCCGCCCACACCGCCTGGTCCAAAGCCTACGACCTCCTCTCCTCGACCATGATCGAAGCCGCCCATCAGGCCGCGCAAAAAAAAGCCTCCTGA
- a CDS encoding PAS domain S-box protein, translating to MVSVQGNAGDEAAAQVQADSHARLTGILAAALDCIVTVDGENRIIEFNPAAEKTFGYRAVDVIGQDMAELMIPPAYRAMHNAGMKRHLATGENRVIGRRIEITAMRADRSEFPCELTIARLKIEGRPVFTAFLRDITEQKKAEEDVCRLNASLEQQVAERTQELRESLGALDRTRERLEEAQAIARLGDIEVDLETGRRMWSREVFRLYAFPIAEEPPPLEEVIARVHPTDQEVLRAFLEKYQNEAEGVERALEYRVIRKDGAVRWLRLTARVGRRGEEGRRILSATVQGITERKTLERELLTTIDRERELGRLKTSFLHMVTHEYRTPLGIISSSAQILERYFARLDEAQRAEHLSEIRLNARRLSDLMEEVLFLGKTDSGMVVMQPQAVELQPWLKSLANDVVTSFGAERDVTIFVEGGAVRAMLDERLLRHAMTNLVSNALKYSTLDSAVTITAKAVTGWLTISVTDAGIGIPATDKLKLFQMFQRASNVGTISGSGLGLVIVKRCVDLHCGTIDIESEPGRGTTVTVRFPQLSGPGAAAL from the coding sequence ATGGTTTCTGTCCAGGGAAACGCAGGTGACGAAGCGGCTGCGCAGGTGCAGGCGGATTCGCACGCGCGGTTGACGGGCATCCTGGCTGCGGCGCTGGACTGCATCGTGACGGTGGATGGGGAGAACCGGATCATCGAATTCAACCCGGCGGCGGAGAAGACGTTTGGTTACCGGGCGGTCGATGTGATCGGGCAGGACATGGCGGAGTTGATGATCCCGCCGGCGTACCGGGCGATGCACAACGCGGGGATGAAGCGGCATCTGGCGACGGGGGAGAATCGGGTGATCGGGAGGCGTATCGAGATAACGGCTATGCGGGCGGACCGGAGCGAGTTTCCCTGCGAGCTGACGATCGCGCGGTTAAAGATCGAGGGGCGGCCGGTGTTCACGGCGTTTTTGCGGGATATCACGGAGCAGAAGAAGGCGGAGGAGGATGTGTGCCGGTTGAACGCGAGTCTGGAGCAGCAGGTGGCGGAGCGGACGCAGGAGTTGCGCGAAAGTCTGGGGGCGCTGGACCGCACGCGGGAGCGGTTGGAGGAGGCGCAGGCGATCGCGCGGCTCGGGGACATCGAGGTGGATCTGGAGACGGGGCGGCGGATGTGGTCGCGGGAGGTTTTCCGGTTGTACGCGTTTCCGATCGCGGAGGAACCGCCGCCGCTGGAGGAGGTGATCGCGCGGGTACACCCGACAGATCAGGAGGTGTTGCGGGCGTTTTTGGAGAAGTATCAAAACGAGGCGGAAGGTGTGGAGCGCGCGCTGGAATACCGGGTGATCCGCAAGGATGGGGCGGTGCGCTGGCTGCGGCTGACGGCACGGGTGGGACGGCGGGGAGAGGAAGGGCGGCGTATTTTGAGCGCGACGGTCCAGGGGATCACGGAGCGCAAGACGCTGGAGCGCGAGCTGCTCACGACGATCGACCGCGAGCGGGAGCTGGGGCGGCTGAAGACGAGTTTCCTGCACATGGTGACGCACGAGTATCGCACGCCGCTGGGGATCATCAGCTCGTCGGCGCAGATCCTGGAGCGGTATTTCGCGCGGCTGGACGAGGCGCAGCGGGCGGAGCATTTGAGCGAAATCCGTCTCAATGCGCGGCGGCTTTCGGATTTGATGGAGGAGGTGCTTTTCCTCGGGAAGACGGATTCGGGGATGGTCGTGATGCAGCCGCAGGCGGTGGAGCTGCAGCCGTGGTTGAAGTCGCTGGCGAACGATGTGGTGACGTCGTTCGGGGCGGAGCGCGACGTGACGATTTTTGTCGAAGGGGGGGCGGTGCGGGCGATGCTCGATGAGCGGCTGCTGCGTCATGCGATGACGAATCTGGTCTCGAACGCGTTGAAGTATTCGACGCTGGACAGCGCGGTGACGATCACGGCGAAGGCGGTGACGGGCTGGCTGACGATCAGCGTGACTGACGCGGGTATCGGGATACCGGCGACGGACAAGTTGAAGCTGTTCCAGATGTTTCAGCGCGCGTCGAACGTGGGGACGATCTCGGGGAGCGGGCTGGGATTGGTGATCGTGAAGCGTTGTGTGGATCTGCACTGCGGGACGATCGACATCGAGAGCGAGCCGGGACGGGGCACCACGGTGACGGTGCGTTTCCCGCAGCTATCGGGCCCGGGCGCGGCGGCACTTTGA
- a CDS encoding response regulator transcription factor: MKKHRILVVEDEPRMRANLVTILKMEGYEVIEAKHGKEGVEVARTQRPDFIFCDISMPELDGHGVLKAVRADAATMKTPFVFLTAHGDRPDVRAGMNLGADDYLTKPVEVEELVGAIKSRLNRREQMAPLPKELSPAMLMPLGLTEREAETLFWLAQGKANADLCILLNVQLTTIKKHLEKIYQKLGVENRTAAAAMALETMNAG, encoded by the coding sequence ATGAAAAAACACCGCATCCTGGTTGTTGAAGACGAGCCGCGCATGAGAGCGAACCTGGTCACCATTTTGAAGATGGAGGGCTACGAGGTGATCGAGGCCAAGCACGGCAAGGAAGGCGTGGAGGTGGCGAGGACGCAGCGGCCGGATTTTATTTTTTGCGACATCTCGATGCCGGAGCTCGACGGGCATGGCGTGCTGAAGGCGGTGCGCGCCGATGCGGCGACGATGAAGACGCCGTTTGTGTTTCTCACGGCGCATGGGGACCGGCCGGATGTGCGGGCGGGGATGAATCTGGGTGCGGATGATTATCTGACGAAGCCGGTGGAGGTCGAAGAGCTGGTGGGCGCGATCAAGTCGCGGCTGAACCGGCGCGAGCAGATGGCTCCGCTACCGAAGGAGCTTTCGCCCGCGATGCTGATGCCGCTGGGGCTGACCGAGCGCGAAGCGGAGACGCTGTTCTGGCTGGCGCAGGGCAAGGCGAACGCGGACCTGTGCATCCTGCTCAATGTGCAGCTGACGACGATCAAGAAGCACCTGGAGAAAATTTATCAGAAGCTCGGCGTGGAGAATCGCACGGCGGCGGCGGCGATGGCGCTGGAGACGATGAATGCGGGGTGA
- a CDS encoding ferritin-like domain-containing protein, translating to MKTTDTSETIDLLNTLIETCKDGCEGFKTAAADSKDSELQAVFHRYSAQRSDFARELRALVGTLGGDPDKHGSVTGALHRGWINIKAAVSSNEPHAVLAEAERGEDAAVSAYRNASEQIYDPAARDLVSRQFNAVKAAHDQIRDLRDSPRYAKK from the coding sequence ATGAAAACCACCGATACCTCCGAGACCATCGACCTCCTCAATACCCTCATCGAAACCTGCAAAGACGGCTGCGAAGGCTTCAAGACCGCCGCCGCCGACTCCAAAGACTCCGAACTCCAAGCCGTCTTCCACCGCTACTCCGCCCAACGCTCCGACTTCGCCCGCGAACTCCGCGCCCTCGTCGGCACCCTCGGCGGCGACCCCGATAAACACGGCAGCGTCACCGGCGCCCTCCACCGCGGCTGGATCAACATCAAGGCCGCTGTCTCCTCCAACGAGCCGCACGCCGTCCTCGCCGAAGCCGAACGCGGTGAAGACGCCGCCGTCTCCGCCTACCGCAACGCCAGCGAACAAATCTACGACCCAGCCGCCCGCGACCTCGTCTCCCGCCAGTTCAACGCCGTCAAGGCCGCGCACGACCAGATCCGCGATCTCCGCGACAGCCCCCGCTACGCCAAAAAATAA
- a CDS encoding glycosyltransferase, whose translation MARIVSCLIDSLDYLHENTPGLTLNGANLVASLYLRHFLRDPDIETLELFLPTAIYLDRPGLENAARQALPPELRGRGKLHFLPLSALPETWADRRERILWVIDAATLQRERYLRDRFATAPTAVVADTHTLGAHVFWNQLRPIAEATPVDFDAICCLSRSYRDSLEKWLARLSPTPASCRLELVPRLLDTSLFQPASGPTAQATARRILRLPQDRTLSLCLGRLTPNDKADLLPVLRWFAEISSPQDVLLIAGEENVPGYAAMLKRAAHELGLGDRALFHGRVDPSLRPLYYQAADIFLLPADSIIEGSTVTPLEAMASGIPVLSADWDGARDSIEEGKTGYLIPTRIMPGALDPVETLSPASQRAADFLHVAQMVWIDPELWKTRWLSLLRDPALRATLGQAGRQRVESHFSWPPVRQRLFSLWDDLLALARAESPASAATRREAASTLGRPTPYTSLFSNYATASWDSSRDRFRLSPRGRLHLDDARPIAFYDEITPLLRQPLLDSLLRLFDRAGPAGLSLAETESALGSPLKASPDTIRFHCGLLLKTGILDLIPVTPTGNDAP comes from the coding sequence ATGGCCCGCATCGTCTCCTGTCTGATCGATTCCCTCGACTACCTCCACGAGAACACCCCCGGCCTCACCCTCAACGGCGCCAACCTCGTCGCCTCCCTCTACCTCCGCCACTTCCTCCGCGATCCAGACATCGAGACCCTCGAACTCTTCCTCCCCACCGCAATCTACCTCGACCGCCCCGGCCTCGAAAACGCCGCCCGCCAGGCCCTCCCTCCCGAACTCCGCGGCCGCGGCAAACTCCACTTCCTCCCCCTCTCCGCCCTCCCCGAAACCTGGGCCGACCGCCGCGAACGCATCCTCTGGGTCATCGACGCCGCCACCCTCCAGCGCGAACGCTACCTCCGCGACCGCTTCGCCACCGCCCCCACCGCCGTCGTCGCCGACACCCACACCCTCGGCGCCCACGTATTCTGGAATCAACTTCGCCCCATCGCCGAAGCCACCCCCGTCGATTTCGACGCCATCTGCTGCCTCTCCCGCTCCTACCGCGACTCCCTCGAAAAATGGCTCGCCCGCCTGAGCCCCACGCCCGCTTCCTGCCGCCTCGAACTCGTCCCCCGACTCCTCGACACCTCGCTCTTCCAACCCGCCTCCGGCCCCACCGCCCAAGCCACCGCCCGCCGCATCCTCCGCCTCCCGCAAGACCGCACCCTCAGCCTCTGCCTCGGCCGCCTCACCCCCAACGATAAAGCCGACCTCCTCCCCGTCCTCCGCTGGTTCGCCGAGATCTCCTCCCCGCAAGACGTCCTCCTCATCGCCGGCGAGGAAAACGTCCCCGGCTACGCCGCCATGCTCAAACGCGCCGCCCACGAGCTCGGCCTCGGCGACCGCGCCCTCTTCCACGGCCGCGTCGATCCCTCCCTCCGCCCGCTCTACTACCAGGCCGCCGACATTTTTCTCCTCCCCGCCGACTCCATCATCGAGGGCTCCACCGTGACCCCCCTCGAAGCCATGGCCTCCGGCATCCCCGTTCTCTCCGCCGACTGGGACGGCGCCCGCGACTCCATCGAAGAAGGGAAAACCGGATACCTCATCCCCACGCGCATCATGCCCGGCGCCCTCGACCCCGTGGAAACCCTCTCGCCCGCCAGCCAGCGCGCCGCCGACTTCCTCCACGTCGCCCAGATGGTCTGGATCGACCCCGAACTCTGGAAAACCCGCTGGCTCTCCCTCCTCCGCGACCCCGCCCTCCGCGCCACCCTCGGCCAGGCCGGCCGCCAGCGCGTCGAATCACACTTCTCCTGGCCCCCCGTCCGCCAGCGCCTCTTCTCCCTCTGGGACGATCTCCTCGCCCTCGCCCGCGCCGAATCCCCCGCCTCCGCCGCCACCCGCCGCGAAGCCGCCTCCACCCTCGGCCGCCCCACACCTTACACGTCCCTGTTTTCCAACTACGCCACCGCCTCCTGGGATTCCTCCCGCGACCGCTTCCGCCTCTCCCCGCGCGGCCGCCTCCACCTCGACGACGCCCGCCCCATCGCCTTCTACGACGAAATCACCCCGCTTCTCCGCCAGCCCCTTCTCGATTCCCTCCTGCGCCTCTTCGACCGCGCCGGCCCCGCCGGTCTATCCCTCGCCGAAACCGAATCCGCCCTCGGCTCACCGCTCAAAGCTTCCCCCGATACCATCCGCTTCCACTGCGGCCTCCTCCTCAAAACCGGCATCCTCGACCTCATCCCCGTCACGCCCACCGGAAACGACGCACCCTAA
- a CDS encoding energy transducer TonB: MKAFVPLATALAALICLNAHAAPPRKTSLEILSMANPPFPQHLSQRGILEGEAEVIVSINPDGRTADWLVTACTDPAFEQMAAEILPTLECRLPPSTSRNGPGRIKLHFLFETKGVIISQNASNTVDSLITRITPVRRINKLGTLRQLDHALILRHSVAPHYPESLHEAAGARVILEFLIDETGRVRMPVLHTGDNQLLAHVATDALLDWQFAPPTRAGQPVIVSARQEFVLPPK; encoded by the coding sequence ATGAAAGCCTTCGTCCCCCTCGCCACCGCGCTCGCCGCCCTGATCTGCCTCAACGCTCACGCAGCTCCACCCCGCAAGACCTCGCTTGAAATCCTCAGCATGGCCAACCCGCCCTTTCCTCAGCACCTCAGCCAGCGCGGCATCCTCGAAGGCGAGGCCGAGGTCATCGTCAGCATCAACCCCGACGGCCGCACCGCCGACTGGCTCGTCACCGCCTGCACCGACCCCGCGTTCGAACAAATGGCCGCCGAGATCCTGCCCACCCTTGAATGCCGACTACCTCCCTCGACCAGCCGCAACGGCCCGGGCCGCATCAAGCTCCACTTCCTCTTCGAGACCAAAGGCGTCATCATCTCCCAAAACGCCAGCAACACCGTGGACAGCCTGATCACCCGCATCACCCCGGTTCGCCGTATCAATAAACTGGGCACTCTCCGCCAGCTCGACCACGCCCTCATCCTCCGGCACTCCGTCGCCCCCCACTATCCGGAATCCCTCCACGAGGCGGCAGGCGCGCGCGTCATCCTGGAATTCCTCATCGATGAAACCGGCCGCGTCCGCATGCCCGTCCTCCACACCGGCGATAACCAGCTCCTCGCCCACGTGGCCACCGACGCCCTGCTCGACTGGCAATTCGCCCCACCCACCCGCGCCGGCCAGCCGGTGATCGTCTCCGCCCGCCAGGAATTCGTCCTCCCACCGAAATAA